A region of Parcubacteria group bacterium DNA encodes the following proteins:
- the rplS gene encoding 50S ribosomal protein L19 produces MIEFNLSQRGKKLPDLRAGDIVKITRKIKEGTKEISQIFEGIVIAIKGKQSSSPMITVRKVSHGVGSELILPLFSPNIGKIVLVKRAKVRRAKLYYIREKSVKSLKMKYKDLSEFAKAEEIPETPKATEEKAEEAEK; encoded by the coding sequence ATTATAGAATTCAATTTAAGCCAAAGAGGCAAGAAGCTTCCAGACCTTCGCGCTGGAGATATTGTCAAAATTACTCGAAAAATAAAAGAAGGAACAAAGGAAATTTCCCAGATTTTTGAGGGAATTGTTATTGCTATTAAAGGAAAGCAAAGCTCCTCTCCAATGATAACAGTGCGAAAAGTTTCCCATGGAGTGGGCTCAGAATTAATCCTTCCTTTGTTTTCTCCAAACATCGGAAAAATAGTTTTAGTTAAAAGAGCTAAGGTGAGAAGAGCGAAATTGTATTATATCAGAGAAAAATCCGTAAAATCCCTGAAGATGAAATACAAAGATCTTTCTGAATTTGCCAAAGCAGAAGAAATTCCTGAAACTCCAAAAGCAACTGAAGAAAAAGCAGAAGAAGCTGAAAAATAG